The Euleptes europaea isolate rEulEur1 chromosome 2, rEulEur1.hap1, whole genome shotgun sequence genome has a segment encoding these proteins:
- the OSER1 gene encoding oxidative stress-responsive serine-rich protein 1: MLEIEENLQAAFKKLRVDAEGSTATLSVNESTSLRPLGRTTDETKQKNTSASKESWHCCLRKPLRGTARTRRRRSKSPILHPPKFIHCSTQPPSCSQPASKNSTSPSESSPGPDMPAPKEFSTNEQASHVLSDTDPGQNGAEQSEASAVEMLKNKPEGGAVSLPTAILKATDLADFQSLSERSKGNLCACADEACQCQRWQDMKVYTFSDLQNSLPSAPERTMHAQDSSQVLLSRTPSSSLRSCSEQARANVDDVTIEDLSGYMEYFLYIPKKMSHMAEMMYT; encoded by the exons ATGTTGGAgattgaggagaacctgcaagCAGCTTTCAAAAAGCTAAGAGTTGATGCAGAAGG aTCCACTGCTACTCTGTCTGTGAACGAGTCAACATCTCTGAGACCGCTTGGAAGAACTACAGATGAAACCAAACAGAAGAACACGAGTGCATCTAAAGAGAGCTGGCACTG TTGTTTGAGGAAGCCCTTGAGAGGAACTGCGAGAACACGGCGGCGGCGGTCCAAGTCCCCAATACTCCATCCTCCCAAGTTCATTCACTGCAGTACCCAGCCGCCTTCCTGCAGCCAGCCAGCGTCCAAGAATTCCACCAGCCCCTCCGAAAGTAGCCCCGGCCCCGACATGCCAGCTCCGAAGGAGTTCTCAACGAATGAACAAGCCAGTCATGTTCTCAGTGACACTGATCCCGGGCAGAACGGCGCTGAGCAATCTGAAGCATCTGCTGTAGAAATGCTGAAAAACAAACCTGAAGGTGGCGCTGTATCTCTTCCCACGGCCATTCTGAAAGCCACAGATCTTGCTGATTTCCAGTCTCTCTCTGAGCGAAGTAAAGGCAATCTCTGTGCATGCGCAGACGAGGCCTGCCAGTGTCAGCGATGGCAGGACATGAAAGTCTACACGTTTtctgacctccagaactctcttCCATCAGCACCTGAAAGAACAATGCATGCACAGGACAGCTCCCAGGTTCTCCTTTCAAGAACTCCCTCCAGCTCTCTTAGGTCTTGTTCTGAGCAAGCCAGGGCTAATGTGGATGACGTGACTATTGAAGACCTTTCAGGGTACATGGAGTATTTCTTGTACATCCCTAAGAAAATGTCTCACATGGCAGAAATGATGTACACCTAA